In one Cervus elaphus chromosome 9, mCerEla1.1, whole genome shotgun sequence genomic region, the following are encoded:
- the ABCA7 gene encoding phospholipid-transporting ATPase ABCA7 isoform X1, with amino-acid sequence MAFWTQLMLLLWKNFLYRKRQPIQLLVELLWPLFLFFILVAVRHSHPPLEQHECHFPNKPLPSAGTIPWLQGLICNVNNTCFPWRTPGEEPGVLSNFKDSLVSRLLADARTVLGGPNAHRMLASLRKLMPILKAARTARATFPWPSDQPKEGLSLATQLLGTLLQGESLGSVLGQAQESMGSLVETAEDMAQELLELPSLGELWALLQRPHRPGGPLEAVAEALCSARGPSKPGGPSLNWYEASDLKELVGQEPAQALRDNSLSPTCAELTGALDTHPLSRLLWRRLKPLVLGKVLFTPDTPFTRQIMAQVNRTFQELALLKDIQEVWGLLGPQLFNFLNDSANIAMLQRLLQIQDKGRRQPRPGGGARVEDLRAFLNPHSSGYSWQKAHADVGHLAVTLGRVMECVTLDKLEAAPSEAALVERALKLLSEHRFWAGIVFLGPEDSPDPAQSPGPGHLRIKIRMDIDDVTRTNKIKDRFWDPGPAADPLTDLRYVCGGFVYLQDLLERAAVRVLTGTTPHAGLYLQQMPYPCYVDDAFLRMLSRSLPLFLTLAWIYSVALTVKAVVREKETRLRYTMRAMGLSATALWLGWFLSCLGPFLLSTALLVLVLKLGDILPYSHPGVLFLFLAAFAVATVVQSFLLSAFFSRANLAAACGGLAYFLLYLPYVLCVAWRDQLPMGGRVAASLLSPVAFGFGCESLALLEEQGEGAQWHNMGTGPTADVFSLAQVSGLLLLDAALYGLATWYLEAVCPGEYGIPEPWNFPFRRSYWFGSQTPKGPAPVLAVQDPKVLVEEAPPSLIPGVSIRGLEKRFPGNPQPALCGLSLDFYQGHITAFLGHNGAGKTTTMSILSGLFPPTAGSASVLGHDVRTSMAAIRPCLGVCPQYNILFDLLTVDEHIWFYGRLKGLSAAAMGPEQDRLLQDMGLIPKRHAQTHHLSGGMQRKLSVAIAFVGGSQVVILDEPTAGVDPTSRRGIWELLLKYREGRTLILSTHHLDEAELLGDRVAIVAGGRLCCCGSPLFLRRHLGSGYYLTLAKGPPPLATSKKGETGLKNSMDAGQKREPGGQASSAGAAQLWAIVQRQVPGTRLVKDLPHELVLALPYKGALDGSFAELFHDLDQRLGELGLTGYGISDTSLEEIFLKVVEDCAVDTGPEDGRPRQGSCLGISHPDTTRQLQVPPEETALENGGLAGSAPETQALQGSGPATTGRVHSWALTCQQLRALLLKRFLLARRSRRGLFAQIVLPALFVGLALVFSLIAPPFGYYPALRLSPSMYGSQVSFFSDDTPGDPEHTRLVEALLKEAGLEEPYPKSNSSRAPACARPVFCHFSVPEVPADVAEVLASGNWTLESPSPACQCSRPGARRLLPDCPAAAGGPPPPQAPTSSGEVVQNLTGRNLSDFLVKTYPRLVRQGLKTKKWVNEVRYGGFSLGGRDPGLPSGLEVGHSVEELRALLNPTPGEALEHLLNNLTAWAVGLDTQDGLKIWFNNKGWHAMVAFVNRANNALLRAHLPPGLSHHAHSITTLNHPLNLTKEQLSEAALMASSVDVLVSICVVFAMSFVPASFILVLIDERVTRAKHLQCMGGLPPTLYWLGNFLWDMCNYLVSACIMVLIFLAFQQRAYVAPANLPALLLLLLLYGWSITPLMYPASFFFSVPSTAYVVLTCINLFIGINGSMATFVLELFSDQKLQKVSRILKQVFLIFPHFCLGRGLIDMVRNQAMADAFERLGEGHFQSPLRWEVVGKNLLAMFIQGPIFLLFTLLLQHHNRLLPQPKLRPLPALGEEDEDVARERERVVQGATQGDVLVLRNLTKVYPGQKTPAVDRLCLGIPPGECFGLLGVNGAGKTSTFRMVTGDTLPSGGEAILEGHSVAQEPAAAHCRMGYCPQSDAIFELLTGREHLELYARLRGVPEAQVAQTASYGLARLGLPQHADQPAGTYSCGNKRKLATAMALVGDPALVFLDEPTTGMDPGARRFLWNSLLDVVREGRSVVLTSHSMEECEALCSRLAIMVNGRFRCLGSTQHLKGRFGAGHTLTLRVPLSRSKSAADFVAQAFPGAELREAHGGRLRFQLLPGGRCTLALVFGLLAASGAEHGVEDFSVSQTTLEEVFLYFSKDQGKEEDEKETEVGADPVPGPQRPKLITQFLDDHSMAETVL; translated from the exons ATGGCCTTCTGGACACAGCTGATGCTGCTGCTTTGGAAGAATTTCCTGTATCGCAAGAGGCAGCCG ATCCAACTCTTGGTGGAGTTGTTGTGGCCgctctttctcttcttcatccTGGTGGCCGTTCGCCATTCCCATCCCCCACTCGAGCAGCATGAAT GTCATTTTCCCAACAAGCCACTCCCCTCAGCGGGCACCATCCCTTGGCTCCAGGGCCTCATCTGCAACGTGAACAACACCTGCTTCCCGTGGCGAACCCCCGGCGAGGAGCCTGGCGTCCTCAGCAACTTCAAGGACTCCCT GGTTTCCCGGCTCTTGGCAGATGCTCGCACTGTCCTGGGGGGCCCCAATGCCCATAGGATGCTGGCTAGCCTGAGAAAACTGAtgcccattctgaaggctgcacGCACAGCCCGAGCAA CCTTTCCTTGGCCCAGTGACCAGCCCAAGGAGGGATTATCCCTGGCCACTCAGCTTCTGGGGACACTGCTgcaaggg GAATCCCTGGGCTCTGTGCTGGGCCAGGCCCAGGAGTCCATGGGCAGCCTTGTGGAGACTGCAGAGGACATGGCCCAGGAG ctcctggagCTGCCCAGCCTGGGGGAGCTGTGGGCCCTGCtacagagaccccacaggccaggtggTCCCCTGGAGGCGGTGGCAGAAGCCCTTTGCAGTGCCAGGGGGCCCAGCAAACCAGGTGGGCCCTCCCTCAACTGGTATGAGGCCAGTGACCTGAAGGAGCTGGTGGGGCAGGAGCCAGCGCAGGCCCTGCGGGACAACAGCCTGA GCCCCACCTGCGCTGAGCTGACGGGGGCCCTGGACACCCACCCCCTATCCCGCCTGCTGTGGAGGCGCCTGAAGCCACTGGTCCTGGGGAAAGTACTGTTCACGCCTGACACACCCTTCACCCGGCAGATCATGGCCCAG GTCAACCGAACTTTCCAGGAGCTGGCGCTGTTGAAGGACATCCAGGAGGTGTGGGGGCTGCTGGGACCCCAGCTCTTTAACTTCCTGAACGATAGTGCCAATATCGCCATGCTGCAG AGGCTCCTGCAGATCCAGGACAAGGGAAGGAGGCAGCCAAGACCCGGAGGTGGGGCCAGAGTGGAAGATCTTCGTGCCTTTCTGAATCCCCACAGCAGTGGCTACAGCTGGCAGAAGGCCCACGCTGATGTGGGACACCTGGCGGTCACACTGGGCCGTGTGATGGAG TGCGTGACTCTGGACAAGCTGGAGGCCGCCCCTTCAGAGGCTGCCCTGGTGGAGCGGGCCCTTAAGCTGCTCTCCGAGCACCGTTTCTGGGCCGGCATCGTTTTTCTGGGGCCCGAGGACTCCCCGGACCCCGCTCAGTCCCCAGGCCCTGGCCACCTGCGCATCAAGATCCGCATGGATATCGATGATGTCACAAGAACCAATAAGATCAAGGACAG GTTTTGGGACCCCGGTCCGGCCGCTGACCCCCTGACGGACCTGCGCTACGTGTGCGGTGGCTTCGTGTACCTGCAGGACCTGTTGGAGCGCGCAGCCGTGCGCGTGCTCACAGGGACCACCCCCCATGCCGGCCTCTACCTCCAGCAGATGCCCTACCCCTGCTACGTGGACGATGC GTTCCTGCGCATGCTGAGCCGGTCACTGCCACTCTTCCTGACACTGGCTTGGATCTACTCGGTGGCCTTGACGGTGAAGGCCGTGGTGCGTGAGAAGGAGACTCGGCTGCGCTACACGATGCGCGCCATGGGGCTCAGCGCCACTGCGCTGTGGCTGGGCTGGTTCCTCAGCTGCCTCGGGCCCTTCCTCCTCAGCACCGCGCTGCTTGTGCTGGTGCTCAAG CTCGGGGACATCCTCCCCTACAGCCACCCGGGGGTGCTGTTCCTGTTCTTGGCGGCTTTCGCTGTGGCCACAGTGGTCCAGAGTTTCTTGCTGAGCGCCTTCTTCTCCCGCGCGAACTTGGCAGCCGCCTGTGGGGGTCTTGCCTATTTCCTACTCTATCTGCCCTACGTGCTGTGCGTGGCCTGGAGGGACCAGCTGCCCATGGGCGGCCGCGTGGCCGCG AGTCTTCTGTCGCCCGTGGCCTTCGGTTTTGGCTGCGAGAGCCTGGCGCTGCTGGAAGAGCAGGGCGAGGGTGCGCAGTGGCACAACATGGGCACCGGGCCTACAGCAGATGTCTTCAGCTTGGCCCAGGTCTCGGGCCTTCTGCTGCTCGATGCCGCTCTCTATGGCCTCGCCACTTGGTACCTGGAGGCGGTGTGCCCAG GCGAGTACGGGATTCCCGAACCGTGGAACTTTCCCTTTCGGAGGAGCTACTGGTTTGGGTCTCAGACCCCCAAGGGTCCTGCCCCAGTCCTGGCCGTGCAGGACCCCAAAG TGCTGGTGGAGGAGGCGCCCCCCAGCCTGATTCCGGGGGTCTCCATACGCGGCCTGGAAAAGCGCTTTCCTGGCAACCCACAGCCAGCGCTGTGTGGACTCAGCCTGGACTTCTACCAGGGCCACATCACCGCCTTCCTGGGCCACAATGGGGCTGGCAAAACGACCACAAT GTCCATCCTGAGTGGCCTCTTTCCACCCACGGCTGGCTCCGCCTCTGTCCTGGGCCACGACGTCCGGACCAGCATGGCAGCCATCCGGCCCTGCCTGGGTGTCTGCCCGCAGTACAACATACTCTTTGACCT GCTGACTGTGGATGAGCACATCTGGTTCTATGGGCGGTTGAAGGGTCTGAGCGCAGCTGCCATGGGTCCCGAGCAGGACCGGCTGCTGCAGGACATGGGGCTGATCCCCAAGAGGCATGCACAGACTCATCACCTGTCAG GAGGAATGCAGCGGAAGCTCTCAGTAGCCATTGCCTTTGTGGGTGGCTCCCAAGTTGTTATCCTGGATGAGCCCACAGCTGGTGTGGACCCCACTTCCCGTCGAGGCATCTGGGAGCTGCTGCTCAAATATCGGGAAG GTCGCACACTGATCCTCTCCACCCACCACCTGGATGAGGCGGAGCTGCTGGGAGACAGGGTGGCGATAGTGGCAGGGGGCCGCCTGTGCTGCTGTGGCTCTCCTCTCTTCCTGCGGCGTCACTTGGGCTCCGGATACTACTTGACATTGGCCAAGGGTCCCCCACCCCTGGCCACAAGCAAAAAG GGTGAAACTGGCTTGAAGAACAGCATGGATGCTGGGCAGAAAAGGGAGCCAGGCGGCCAGGCCAGCTCTGCCG GTGCAGCCCAGCTGTGGGCCATAGTGCAGCGCCAAGTGCCCGGCACACGACTGGTCAAGGATCTGCCACATGAACTGGTGCTGGCGCTGCCCTACAAGGGCGCCCTGGATGGCAGCTTTGCTGAGCTCTTCCATGATCTGGACCAGCGGCTGGGAGAGCTGGGACTGACTGGCTATGGGATCTCCGACACCAGCCTGGAGGAG ATCTTCCTGAAGGTGGTGGAAGATTGTGCTGTGGACACAGGCCCAGAGG ATGGTAGGCCCAGGCAGGGTTCATGCTTGGGTATTTCTCATCCCGACACGACTAGGCAGCTCCAAGTTCCTCCAGAGGAGACAGCCCTGGAGAATGGGGGGCTGG CTGGCTCTGCCCCTGAGACACAGGCACTACAGGGCTCTGGGCCGGCCACCACAGGCCGCGTACACAGCTGGGCGCTCACTTGCCAGCAGCTCCGGGCCTTACTTCTCAAGCGTTTCCTGCTTGCCCGCCGCAGTCGCCGTGGCCTGTTTGCCCAG ATTGTGCTGCCTGCCCTCTTTGTGGGCCTGGCGCTGGTGTTCAGCCTCATTGCACCCCCGTTTGGATACTACCCGGCTCTGCGGCTGAGCCCCAGCATGTACGGCTCCCAGGTGTCCTTCTTCAG CGATGACACTCCAGGGGACCCTGAACACACCCGCCTGGTCGAGGCCCTGCTGAAGGAGGCCGGACTCGAGGAGCCTTACCCGAAAAGTAACTCCAGCAG GGCACCAGCATGCGCGCGGCCTGTCTTCTGCCACTTCTCGGTGCCTGAGGTCCCTGCAGACGTGGCTGAGGTCTTGGCCAGTGGCAACTGGACCCTGGAGTCTCCATcccccgcctgccagtgcagccgGCCTGGTGCCCGCCGCCTGCTGCCTGACTGCCCTGCCGCAGCCGGTGGCCCCCCGCCACCCCAGGCGCCAACCAGCTCTGGTGAAGTGGTCCAGAACCTAACGGGCCGGAACCTGTCTGACTTCCTGGTCAAGACCTACCCTCGCCTGGTGCGCCAAGG cctgaagaccaAGAAATGGGTGAACGAGGTCAG GTATGGGGGCTTCTCCCTGGGGGGCCGAGACCCAGGCCTGCCCTCGGGCTTGGAGGTGGGCCACTCTGTGGAGGAGCTGCGGGCACTGCTGAACCCCACACCAGGCGAGGCCCTCGAGCACCTCCTGAACAACCTCACAGCATGGGCTGTTGGTCTGGACACTCAGGATGGCCTCAAG ATCTGGTTTAACAACAAGGGCTGGCACGCCATGGTTGCCTTTGTAAACCGAGCCAACAACGCTCTCCTACGCGCCCACCTGCCACCAGGCCTCTCCCACCATGCCCACAGCATCACCACGCTCAATCACCCCCTGAACCTCACCAAGGAGCAGTTGTCTGAGGCTGCGCT GATGGCCTCCTCAGTGGACGTGCTTGTCTCCATCTGCGTGGTCTTCGCCATGTCCTTTGTCCCGGCCAGCTTCATCCTTGTCCTCATTGACGAGCGTGTCACCCGAGCCAAACACCTGCAGTGCATGGGAGGCCTGCCCCCCACTCTCTACTGGCTTGGCAACTTTCTCTGGGACATG TGTAACTACTTGGTGTCAGCGTGCATCATGGTGCTCATCTTTTTGGCCTTCCAGCAGAGGGCGTATGTGGCCCCTGCCAACCTGCCTGCCCTCCTGCTGTTGCTACTACTGTACGG CTGGTCGATCACGCCACTCATGTACCCAGCCTCCTTCTTCTTCTCCGTGCCCAGCACAGCCTATGTTGTGCTCACCTGCATCAATCTCTTTATTGGTATCAATGGCAGCATGGCCACCTTCGTGCTCGAGCTCTTCTCTGATCAG AAGTTGCAGAAGGTGAGCCGGATCCTGAAACAGGTCTTCCTTATCTTTCCTCACTTCTGCTTGGGTCGGGGCCTCATCGACATGGTGCGGAACCAGGCCATGGCTGATGCCTTTGAGCGCTTGG GAGAGGGGCATTTCCAGTCGCCCCTGCGTTGGGAGGTGGTCGGCAAGAACCTCTTGGCCATGTTCATACAGGGGCCAATCTTCCTCCTCTTTACACTACTGCTTCAGCACCACAACCGCCTCCTACCACA ACCCAAGCTGAGGCCACTACCTGCCCTGGGAGAGGAGGATGAGGATGTGGCCCGTGAGCGGGAACGGGTAGTACAAGGGGCCACCCAGGGGGATGTGTTGGTACTGAGGAACCTGACCAAG GTGTACCCTGGGCAGAAGACACCAGCTGTTGACCGCCTGTGCCTGGGGATTCCCCCTGGTGAG TGTTTCGGGCTGCTGGGCGTGAACGGAGCAGGGAAAACGTCCACATTCCGCATGGTGACTGGGGACACGCTGCCCAGTGGGGGCGAGGCCATTCTGGAAGGCCACAG CGTGGCCCAGGAACCGGCCGCAGCTCACTGCCGCATGGGCTACTGCCCTCAGTCGGATGCCATCTTCGAGCTGCTGACCGGTCGTGAGCACCTGGAGCTGTATGCACGCCTGCGAGGAGTCCCCGAAGCCCAAGTTGCCCAG ACAGCAAGCTACGGCCTGGCACGCCTGGGCCTCCCTCAGCATGCTGACCAACCTGCGGGCACCTACAGCTGTGGCAACAAGCGGAAGCTGGCGACAGCCATGGCTCTGGTGGGGGACCCGGCTTTAGTCTTTctg GACGAGCCGACCACTGGCATGGACCCTGGTGCCCGGCGGTTCCTCTGGAACAGTCTTCTGGACGTGGTGCGGGAGGGCCGCTCCGTGGTACTCACCTCACACAG CATGGAGGAGTGCGAGGCACTCTGTTCGCGCCTGGCCATCATGGTGAATGGGCGGTTCCGCTGCCTGGGCAGCACACAGCACCTCAAGGGCAG attTGGGGCTGGCCATACACTGACCCTGAGGGTGCCCTTGTCGAGATCCAAGTCGGCGGCCGACTTCGTGGCCCAGGCGTTCCCGGGAGCTGAGCTGCGGGAGGCGCATGGTGGCCGCCTGCGCTTCCAGCTGCTGCCAGGAGGGCGCTGCACCTTGGCGCTCGTCTTTGGATTGCTGGCGGCAAGCGGCGCAGAGCATGGTGTGGAGGACTTCTCTGTGAGCCAGACCACGCTGGAGGAG GTATTCTTGTACTTCTCCAAGGATCAGGGCAAAGAGGAAGATGAGAAGGAGACAGAAGTGGGGGCTGACCCTGTGCCAGGCCCGCAGCGCCCCAAACTCATAACCCAGTTCCTTGATGACCACAGCATGGCTGAGACAGTCCTCTGA